From the genome of Candidatus Kapaibacterium sp., one region includes:
- a CDS encoding GWxTD domain-containing protein — protein MAYPRNVLFIVAMPLFLWGQLHVSFDAAQFWHEGRTPRWELYYAFPDTILCYRPHREGYLGELYFGVQVDSAGRPVLAHQWVVPVERPTPRIEQPQELIGQQNFLLAPGEYRVRLVVQDVHDSTRRATAQFGLSLRAFDTAQLQLSDIQLAILIERVEEGVGSSPFHKGRYRVVPNPTVEYRGTDPILRLYVELYGARRHAPQGGVIRYELQDAVRRLLWEMERRFEAVSDALADVLELPLNVVPSGVYFIRVVARSDRDSTSAEKRFYVLNPEMPPQAITGQPEDSLFEQSEFAAYSEDRVAEELEQIAYLATPQELEVARSLTDLRARQRFLFRFWLQRDPNPLTAVNEALEDFRSRVQYANTFFASPRWRKGWRSDRGRVLLKYGRPTQRESIQPTPERRPYEAWFYSELRGGTYFYFVDLTGFNDYVLVHSTCPGEPYAPDWQSRYLPLGPSRQ, from the coding sequence ATGGCGTACCCGCGGAATGTGCTCTTTATCGTGGCAATGCCGCTGTTCCTATGGGGACAACTCCATGTCTCCTTCGACGCTGCACAGTTCTGGCATGAGGGGCGAACGCCGCGGTGGGAACTCTACTACGCCTTTCCGGATACGATCCTCTGCTACCGGCCCCACCGCGAGGGATATCTCGGCGAGCTTTACTTCGGTGTGCAGGTAGACAGTGCAGGACGTCCTGTGCTTGCGCACCAATGGGTCGTTCCGGTTGAGCGCCCAACCCCACGGATCGAGCAGCCTCAGGAGCTCATTGGGCAGCAGAATTTCCTCCTAGCCCCTGGCGAGTACCGTGTCCGTCTCGTTGTCCAAGATGTACACGACAGCACGCGCCGAGCAACGGCTCAGTTTGGGCTATCCCTCCGTGCCTTTGATACGGCCCAGCTCCAGCTTAGCGATATTCAGTTGGCCATACTCATCGAACGTGTCGAAGAAGGCGTTGGGTCTTCCCCATTCCACAAGGGGCGATATCGGGTTGTGCCGAATCCTACGGTTGAATACCGAGGGACAGACCCAATCCTGCGGCTCTACGTGGAGCTCTATGGTGCACGTCGACACGCGCCACAAGGTGGGGTGATTCGCTATGAACTCCAGGATGCCGTGCGTCGCCTTCTGTGGGAGATGGAGCGCCGCTTTGAGGCTGTCTCGGACGCCCTAGCCGATGTCTTGGAACTGCCGCTCAATGTTGTGCCGAGCGGGGTCTACTTCATCCGGGTCGTTGCCCGAAGTGATCGCGACAGCACCTCTGCAGAGAAGCGCTTCTACGTTCTCAACCCCGAGATGCCTCCACAGGCTATCACGGGTCAGCCTGAGGACAGCCTCTTCGAGCAGAGTGAGTTTGCGGCCTATTCAGAGGATCGGGTTGCCGAAGAGTTAGAGCAAATTGCTTACTTGGCGACGCCTCAAGAGCTCGAGGTGGCCCGCTCCCTTACGGACTTGCGGGCGCGTCAGCGTTTCCTCTTCCGTTTCTGGCTGCAGCGGGACCCGAATCCCCTCACCGCCGTTAACGAGGCCCTCGAGGACTTCCGATCGCGGGTGCAGTATGCCAACACCTTCTTTGCTTCCCCCCGGTGGCGAAAGGGGTGGCGTTCGGACCGTGGCCGAGTACTGCTCAAGTACGGTCGGCCAACACAGCGGGAGAGCATCCAGCCCACGCCGGAGCGCCGACCGTATGAGGCGTGGTTCTACAGCGAACTGCGAGGTGGGACTTACTTCTACTTCGTGGACCTGACGGGCTTCAATGACTACGTGCTTGTGCACTCTACCTGTCCTGGCGAGCCGTACGCTCCTGATTGGCAGAGCCGGTACCTGCCGTTAGGGCCTTCAAGGCAATGA
- a CDS encoding L,D-transpeptidase translates to MLRLLLHCIAWLLLSTPFEGGPAPAYRAQSSATGIIPTSFLRFFPRRDTIYTLSPWYLELNLQRQRLYLVSRNGERQEFRVSSGTPWIAGGIETPTGLFTLQTKATLAISRQFDNTRMLYWMGFSGNVGFHALEGWSYYRHLGVRPSSHGCVRLSREDARYLYHTLRRGTPVLVYSREPARVLSFLLPEEFDPHRDWLLGSDFATERRILQARLQDLYSGRIRYPLRRAALDGSTVLPSPGYPIGSADSIPSQEPPLLLSAAAEFLPVPASNTWASFYSYRHHPHSDSLP, encoded by the coding sequence ATGCTGCGTCTCCTCCTTCATTGCATTGCCTGGCTCCTATTGAGCACCCCCTTTGAAGGGGGCCCAGCGCCAGCCTATCGGGCTCAGTCATCAGCAACAGGTATCATCCCCACGAGCTTCCTCCGCTTCTTCCCACGGCGGGATACCATCTACACCCTAAGCCCGTGGTACTTGGAGCTCAACCTGCAACGGCAGCGGTTATATCTCGTCAGCCGCAACGGTGAACGGCAGGAGTTCAGGGTTTCTTCAGGTACCCCCTGGATAGCTGGGGGGATCGAAACCCCAACGGGGCTATTTACGCTGCAGACGAAGGCAACCTTAGCGATCTCCCGTCAGTTCGACAATACCCGGATGCTGTATTGGATGGGCTTCTCCGGTAATGTTGGCTTCCACGCCTTAGAGGGATGGAGCTACTACCGCCACCTCGGGGTGCGCCCGTCGTCGCACGGCTGTGTACGTCTGAGCCGTGAAGACGCCCGCTATCTCTACCACACACTCCGCCGCGGTACCCCCGTGCTAGTCTACAGCAGGGAGCCAGCACGCGTGCTCTCCTTCCTACTCCCGGAGGAATTCGACCCTCACCGCGATTGGCTCTTAGGCTCTGATTTCGCCACGGAACGGCGAATTCTCCAGGCACGACTCCAGGACCTCTACAGCGGACGCATTCGGTATCCCCTCCGACGGGCTGCTCTGGATGGCTCTACCGTACTGCCCTCCCCGGGGTACCCAATCGGGTCTGCGGACTCGATTCCCTCCCAAGAGCCCCCATTGCTCCTCAGCGCAGCTGCAGAGTTTCTACCAGTGCCTGCAAGCAACACATGGGCTTCCTTTTACTCCTACCGCCACCACCCTCATAGCGACTCATTGCCTTGA
- a CDS encoding ATP-binding cassette domain-containing protein: MVEARGLWKRYGQTVALQECSFTFRTGQVVGLLGPNGAGKTTLLRLLASILLPDAGQILFEGEPLQRRHQRLIGYLPEERGLYRHQRVEDQLLYFARLRGLPLGQARQAIGYWLERLGVIPWRHSRISELSKGIQQKVQLAAALLHQPHLLLLDEPTSGLDPVDVRELSNLLQELRSEGQTIVLSTHRMEQAEELCDAIIFLHRGRIALSGSIRDIKQQWGPKTLVLEFCGDITPVLQQFPNAHLLRSSRGHIELQWHGDLRSLPTFLQAVVQHVELYHLAWTEPSIEAIFRSIVGEDSVPQLDGTGTPSPMRGSCTLHNLIPNDSPSTPTGLPSS, translated from the coding sequence ATGGTAGAGGCCCGAGGTCTCTGGAAGCGTTACGGGCAGACAGTAGCCCTGCAGGAATGCAGCTTCACGTTCCGCACAGGGCAGGTCGTTGGACTGCTGGGACCTAATGGTGCTGGAAAGACCACCCTCCTCCGCCTCTTAGCCAGCATCCTACTACCGGATGCAGGTCAAATCCTCTTCGAAGGTGAGCCTCTGCAGCGTCGTCATCAGCGGCTCATTGGTTATCTGCCAGAAGAGCGTGGGCTCTACCGACATCAGCGCGTGGAGGATCAACTTCTCTACTTCGCCCGTCTCCGAGGCCTACCCTTAGGACAGGCACGGCAGGCTATCGGATACTGGCTAGAGCGGTTAGGGGTAATACCATGGCGTCACTCCCGGATAAGCGAGCTTTCCAAGGGGATACAGCAAAAAGTCCAGCTAGCGGCCGCACTCCTCCATCAACCGCACCTCTTGCTCTTGGATGAGCCGACGTCGGGTCTTGACCCAGTCGACGTTCGGGAACTAAGCAATCTCCTCCAGGAGCTCCGCAGCGAAGGCCAAACGATTGTATTATCAACTCACCGCATGGAGCAGGCGGAAGAGCTTTGCGATGCTATCATCTTCCTCCACCGTGGGCGCATCGCACTATCGGGCAGTATTCGTGACATTAAGCAGCAATGGGGCCCCAAGACGCTTGTACTGGAATTCTGCGGAGACATCACTCCCGTGCTCCAGCAGTTCCCGAATGCCCACCTCCTACGCTCTAGCCGCGGCCACATAGAGCTTCAGTGGCATGGGGACCTTCGCTCCCTACCGACCTTCCTCCAGGCAGTAGTACAGCATGTCGAGCTCTACCACCTTGCCTGGACCGAACCGAGCATAGAAGCGATCTTCCGGAGCATCGTTGGGGAGGATTCGGTACCGCAACTCGACGGCACAGGGACACCATCCCCAATGAGGGGTTCCTGTACTCTGCATAACCTAATACCCAACGACTCTCCCAGCACTCCGACTGGTCTCCCGAGCAGTTAG
- a CDS encoding 2,3,4,5-tetrahydropyridine-2,6-dicarboxylate N-succinyltransferase has translation MTVEELQAAITRWSNASPDTLRAEREAVIHDVRALLDALSRGEVRAASPQPDGSWRVHSWIKQGILLCFRVGQLSPMRLGGWHFTDIDLLPPRWFAPEDRVRLVPGGSTVRTGAYVAPTVICMPPMYINVGAYVDEGTMVDSHALIGSCAQIGKRVHVSAGAQIGGVLEPPTARPVIVEDEVLIGANCGLFEGVLVRRRAVLAAGVQLTATTPVYDLVHERLLTGTPESPIEIPEAAVVVPGVRGISTEFARAHGLGIVTPLIVKYRDRQTDARTALEEALRAMFR, from the coding sequence ATGACTGTGGAAGAACTGCAGGCAGCTATCACGCGATGGAGCAACGCTTCGCCAGACACTCTACGAGCTGAGCGGGAGGCTGTCATCCACGATGTCCGTGCCCTCCTCGACGCTCTCAGCCGTGGGGAAGTCCGCGCAGCCAGTCCGCAGCCTGATGGCTCCTGGCGAGTCCATTCGTGGATCAAGCAAGGGATTCTTCTGTGCTTTCGCGTAGGGCAACTCAGCCCCATGCGGTTGGGGGGATGGCACTTCACCGACATCGACCTTCTGCCTCCACGCTGGTTTGCACCAGAAGACCGTGTGCGGCTCGTCCCCGGAGGATCTACCGTCCGCACGGGAGCCTATGTTGCTCCTACCGTCATCTGCATGCCCCCCATGTACATCAACGTAGGCGCATACGTTGATGAGGGCACGATGGTGGATTCACACGCTCTCATCGGGAGCTGTGCCCAGATTGGCAAGCGTGTCCATGTCAGTGCTGGAGCACAGATTGGAGGCGTGCTCGAGCCCCCCACGGCTCGACCCGTCATCGTTGAGGATGAGGTCCTCATTGGCGCAAACTGTGGGCTCTTCGAAGGAGTCCTCGTGCGTCGCCGCGCCGTCCTCGCTGCTGGAGTCCAGCTAACGGCGACTACTCCGGTCTACGACCTGGTCCACGAGCGGCTCCTTACCGGCACACCGGAGTCACCGATTGAGATCCCCGAAGCTGCTGTCGTCGTGCCTGGCGTTCGGGGAATCTCCACCGAATTTGCCCGGGCCCATGGGCTTGGGATAGTGACACCCTTGATTGTGAAGTACCGCGATCGTCAGACTGACGCTCGAACGGCCCTAGAAGAGGCCCTCCGGGCGATGTTTCGCTGA
- the speB gene encoding agmatinase: protein MELVTLGPKENFLDLEPEHSGLQSSRIVIVPAPYEYRTSFGKGTRYGPEAILAASAHLETYDEEFDRELCYELGLATLQPIAFGGKHDAAAIAEVEAVIETLLQQGKFVVTIGGEHTIALAPIRAHFRKFPHMSLLQLDAHPDLRDTYEGSPYSHACVIARALEFLPPSQLVQVGIRAIAREEVELIRRRGLRTFFATSIRKGLFGEDWYGHVVESLGPEVYVTLDVDVLDPAQMPATGTPEPNGLLYHELVELLRRVRSSGRRIIGLDVVEFAPIPGLHHAALTAARLTYKALNIAFAP from the coding sequence ATGGAGCTTGTTACTTTGGGCCCGAAGGAGAATTTCTTGGACTTAGAGCCAGAGCATTCGGGACTCCAGTCCTCACGGATCGTCATCGTCCCAGCGCCATACGAATACCGAACCAGCTTCGGCAAAGGCACACGCTACGGCCCGGAGGCTATCCTTGCCGCTAGCGCTCACCTGGAGACATACGACGAGGAATTCGACCGAGAGCTCTGCTACGAGCTCGGCCTAGCAACTCTCCAGCCGATTGCGTTCGGCGGTAAACACGACGCTGCCGCCATTGCTGAAGTGGAAGCCGTCATCGAGACACTCCTGCAGCAGGGCAAGTTCGTGGTGACTATTGGCGGCGAGCACACTATTGCCCTGGCACCGATTCGGGCCCACTTCCGGAAATTTCCACACATGAGCCTTCTTCAGTTGGATGCTCACCCAGACCTCCGGGACACCTATGAGGGCTCCCCATACTCGCACGCCTGTGTCATCGCACGTGCGCTGGAGTTTCTACCCCCTAGCCAACTTGTCCAAGTTGGGATCCGAGCCATCGCTCGCGAGGAGGTCGAGCTCATCCGCCGTAGAGGCCTCCGAACATTCTTTGCAACCTCCATCCGAAAAGGTTTGTTCGGAGAGGACTGGTACGGGCACGTCGTAGAGAGTCTGGGGCCTGAGGTCTACGTTACGCTCGACGTCGATGTCTTAGACCCGGCGCAGATGCCAGCCACAGGGACACCAGAACCGAACGGGCTACTGTACCACGAGCTCGTTGAACTCCTGCGCCGCGTGCGATCGAGTGGCCGCCGTATTATCGGCCTCGATGTTGTAGAATTTGCTCCCATCCCCGGCCTCCACCATGCAGCCCTAACGGCCGCGCGTCTTACCTACAAGGCTCTCAACATCGCCTTTGCGCCATGA
- the fliP gene encoding flagellar type III secretion system pore protein FliP (The bacterial flagellar biogenesis protein FliP forms a type III secretion system (T3SS)-type pore required for flagellar assembly.), with translation MRWSLSVGVLVATLWLGGSEVCAQTMSLPPIPKISVGVEEANSPQELSLTLQLLILLTVLALAPSILVMMTCFTRIIVVFFFLKQALGTQMQPPSQLLTGLALFLTFFVMQPVLDEANEKGLQPYLRQEITQQQAVENMVRPFREYMLKRVRQEDLALFLRLSGARRPKTPEEVSIWALIPAFAISELRVAFQIGFLLFLPFLVIDLIVASVLLSLGIFLLPPQLISLPAKVLLFVLVDGWNLLIGSLLQGILAP, from the coding sequence ATGCGGTGGAGCTTGAGTGTTGGGGTCTTAGTGGCAACTCTCTGGTTGGGGGGAAGCGAGGTGTGTGCGCAGACGATGTCGCTGCCCCCCATTCCGAAAATCAGCGTGGGCGTGGAGGAAGCGAATTCTCCGCAGGAACTCTCTCTCACCCTCCAGCTCTTAATCTTGTTGACGGTGTTGGCTCTGGCACCGTCTATCCTGGTGATGATGACCTGCTTCACCCGGATCATTGTGGTGTTCTTCTTTCTGAAGCAGGCCCTGGGGACACAGATGCAACCACCCAGCCAATTGCTGACAGGGCTTGCTCTCTTCTTAACCTTCTTCGTAATGCAGCCTGTGCTCGATGAAGCTAACGAGAAGGGGCTCCAGCCATACCTGCGGCAGGAGATTACTCAGCAGCAGGCGGTGGAGAACATGGTGCGCCCCTTTCGGGAGTACATGCTCAAGCGGGTGCGGCAGGAGGACTTAGCGCTCTTCTTGCGACTCAGTGGGGCGCGGCGCCCAAAGACTCCAGAGGAGGTGAGCATATGGGCACTTATCCCAGCCTTTGCGATTAGCGAGCTGCGAGTCGCGTTCCAGATCGGCTTTTTGCTCTTCCTGCCCTTCCTGGTCATCGATCTTATCGTTGCCAGCGTCCTGCTTTCGCTAGGGATTTTCCTACTACCCCCACAGCTGATTTCGTTGCCGGCCAAGGTGCTGTTGTTCGTGCTCGTGGATGGCTGGAACCTGTTGATTGGCTCGCTCTTGCAGGGGATACTCGCACCTTGA
- a CDS encoding flagellar biosynthetic protein FliQ, producing the protein MVVYLVREAFFHTLLVAGPLLFLALVVGLVIAILQAATTISEQTLTFVPKLVAVMIVGVLLLPFMVGAMKRYLLELFRLIPTLR; encoded by the coding sequence ATGGTGGTATACTTGGTCCGGGAAGCCTTCTTCCATACCCTCCTTGTGGCTGGGCCCCTGTTGTTCCTGGCATTGGTGGTGGGGCTGGTAATCGCAATTCTGCAGGCAGCAACGACCATCTCTGAACAGACGCTCACCTTCGTACCGAAGCTCGTAGCCGTTATGATCGTAGGTGTCTTGCTGCTACCCTTCATGGTAGGGGCGATGAAGCGCTACCTTCTAGAGCTGTTCCGTCTCATCCCGACTCTGCGATAG
- a CDS encoding flagellar biosynthetic protein FliR, whose translation MVLDAAALEETIRVVIVGALLSIRAVGVLIVAPVFSHPGIPVLVKGMLALVIAAALVPSVPPQPTLELHPWVLAFLAFKEALVGLMIGFLSSGVLYAARFAGGMLDLDIGFQTALLFDPGLGGFPTLIGEFFALTTLVLFFWLDGHQALLLALRESVHLIPLTTVVVPTTGEELIRWASSVTALALSLAAPTVAALFVSIWVLALLGRGRHHRSTSSCSAFRLKRWSGLGCSA comes from the coding sequence ATGGTACTGGATGCAGCAGCGTTGGAAGAGACGATACGGGTTGTCATAGTAGGAGCGCTGTTGAGTATCCGGGCCGTTGGGGTACTCATAGTAGCCCCAGTCTTCAGCCACCCCGGGATTCCGGTGCTCGTTAAGGGGATGCTGGCACTTGTGATTGCCGCTGCATTGGTGCCGAGCGTACCCCCACAGCCAACATTGGAGCTCCACCCTTGGGTCTTAGCGTTCCTCGCGTTTAAGGAGGCATTGGTTGGTCTCATGATTGGATTCCTCAGTTCAGGCGTGCTCTACGCTGCCCGCTTTGCCGGAGGGATGTTAGACTTGGATATCGGCTTCCAAACGGCTCTACTGTTCGATCCGGGATTGGGAGGCTTCCCGACCCTTATCGGAGAGTTCTTCGCCCTCACAACTCTGGTGCTCTTCTTCTGGCTAGATGGACACCAGGCGCTGTTGCTAGCTCTCAGGGAGAGTGTCCACCTGATTCCGCTGACAACCGTAGTTGTACCGACGACGGGAGAAGAGCTCATCCGCTGGGCAAGTTCTGTGACGGCTCTAGCACTGAGCCTTGCTGCACCGACGGTGGCGGCGCTCTTCGTCAGCATATGGGTATTGGCACTGCTGGGGCGAGGTCGGCACCACAGATCAACATCTTCATGCTCAGCTTTTCGGTTAAAGCGCTGGTCGGGATTGGGATGCTCGGCTTGA
- the flhB gene encoding flagellar biosynthesis protein FlhB, translated as MPETPEGQQRTEPPTPKHLEEARLRGQVAKSADMTATAVLIGALLLFAGLLPGAVRSFQGLLEQYLQWGATVRLDESSAYALAWDFIVRTLLLLLPAMAVVLALGVGAELAQVGVRFATKKFPQGLPLQTVFNPLVGLRRVFLSGRSAVELLKSVLKIALVIGIAAQVLWGRLEELIQLAVLPLPQAASVLWNVVVEATVKIVAALLLLALGDVLYQRYRYREDLRMTRQEVRDELKQTEGDPQLKARLRSLLQQRLRRWLLQRVRQADAVITNPTHVAVALQYTPQKMRAPIVVAKGANRIAEQIRQIAQEAGVPIIERPALAWSLYRGVEVDQEIPERLFAAVAEVLAYVYHVYNRAKASQILQSRR; from the coding sequence ATGCCGGAGACTCCAGAAGGACAGCAGCGGACCGAACCGCCGACGCCAAAGCACCTTGAGGAGGCGCGGTTGCGAGGACAAGTCGCCAAGAGCGCAGATATGACGGCAACAGCGGTGCTGATAGGAGCACTACTCCTCTTTGCCGGTCTGCTACCTGGTGCCGTCCGCTCTTTCCAGGGCCTATTGGAACAATACCTGCAGTGGGGCGCCACTGTGCGGCTTGATGAGAGTAGCGCCTATGCCCTCGCTTGGGACTTTATCGTTCGCACATTGCTGCTACTCCTACCGGCTATGGCTGTCGTCCTTGCTCTTGGCGTCGGGGCTGAGCTTGCCCAGGTAGGGGTGCGGTTTGCAACGAAGAAATTTCCGCAGGGGCTGCCGTTGCAGACGGTCTTCAATCCCCTCGTGGGGCTACGGCGGGTATTCCTTTCGGGGCGCTCGGCTGTTGAGCTGCTCAAGAGTGTGCTGAAGATTGCATTGGTGATTGGCATCGCTGCTCAGGTGCTCTGGGGCCGGTTAGAGGAGCTCATCCAACTTGCTGTACTTCCGTTGCCTCAGGCTGCTTCCGTGCTGTGGAACGTGGTGGTGGAAGCAACGGTGAAAATTGTCGCTGCTCTGCTGCTGTTGGCGTTAGGCGATGTGCTCTATCAGCGGTATCGCTACCGTGAGGATCTTCGCATGACACGACAGGAGGTCCGGGATGAACTCAAGCAGACGGAAGGGGACCCACAGCTCAAGGCTCGTTTGCGAAGCTTGCTCCAACAGCGCTTACGGCGATGGCTGCTGCAGCGCGTACGACAAGCAGATGCGGTTATCACGAACCCTACCCACGTTGCTGTTGCTCTCCAGTATACGCCACAGAAGATGCGGGCCCCAATCGTTGTAGCGAAGGGTGCGAATCGGATTGCGGAGCAGATTCGCCAGATAGCACAGGAGGCAGGAGTGCCGATTATCGAACGACCTGCCTTGGCATGGAGTCTCTATCGGGGTGTAGAGGTGGATCAGGAGATCCCCGAACGCCTGTTCGCAGCCGTTGCAGAAGTGCTGGCGTACGTGTACCACGTGTACAATCGGGCCAAAGCATCCCAGATCTTGCAGAGTCGTAGATGA
- a CDS encoding electron transfer flavoprotein subunit beta/FixA family protein, producing the protein MRVLVCISYVPDTATRPQVASDGKQIERAGVKFILNPYDEYAIEEGLRVRERFGGEVLAVCVGPEGAKEILRTALAMGVDRALLVRNGWTLDSFGVATALATVARQYQPELILMGRQSIDWDSFQMPSTVGELLGYPSVAVVSRLEIADDGAVIAERDVEGGKEVVRTRLPCVISVQKGINEPRYPRLPDIIKAKSKPIDEIAPPEVEPLSEVVQLTLPQRQRAGKILGPSDAELDELIRLLHEEAKVI; encoded by the coding sequence ATGCGAGTGCTGGTCTGCATCTCGTACGTGCCGGATACAGCAACGCGTCCACAGGTTGCTAGCGATGGGAAGCAGATTGAGCGCGCTGGTGTCAAATTCATCCTCAACCCTTATGACGAGTACGCGATTGAAGAGGGGCTGCGAGTTCGCGAACGCTTCGGCGGTGAAGTACTCGCCGTCTGTGTCGGACCCGAAGGGGCAAAGGAGATTCTGCGGACGGCCTTGGCAATGGGGGTTGACCGGGCGCTCCTGGTGCGGAATGGGTGGACTTTGGACTCATTCGGCGTTGCAACTGCGCTGGCAACGGTTGCTCGCCAATATCAGCCCGAGCTCATCCTCATGGGACGACAGAGCATCGACTGGGACTCCTTCCAGATGCCCTCGACGGTGGGTGAACTTCTGGGGTACCCATCGGTTGCCGTCGTTTCGCGCTTGGAGATTGCCGATGACGGAGCTGTGATAGCTGAGCGAGATGTTGAGGGAGGCAAGGAAGTGGTGCGCACGCGCTTGCCGTGTGTCATCAGTGTCCAGAAAGGGATCAACGAGCCACGATATCCTCGGCTGCCAGACATCATCAAGGCGAAGTCTAAGCCGATAGATGAGATAGCTCCTCCCGAAGTGGAGCCGCTCAGCGAGGTCGTGCAACTAACACTGCCTCAGCGGCAGCGGGCGGGCAAGATCTTGGGACCATCTGACGCGGAGCTGGACGAGCTCATCCGGCTGCTTCACGAAGAGGCGAAGGTCATTTAA
- a CDS encoding electron transfer flavoprotein subunit alpha/FixB family protein, producing MAKVLALVETDTAGIKRTSLEVLTAAGAVGEALGSSVAAVLIAGPPEALSQAGVYGVPEGIVLQHELLGSYSMTGVAAAVAQLVEAEDAQIVLVAANARGKELAPRLAAKLRAGYASDCVELRPQQGQLLAIRPVYAGKVMATVRLRTARGVYSLRPNVFTARPLADGVETTIRSFRPELQPEDCTTIVERVIRTEGKLDVLEADIIVSGGRGMKGPEHFWMIEELAQLLGGAVGASRAVVDAGWRPHSEQVGQTGKTVSPSLYIACGISGAIQHLAGMSSSKVIVAVNKDPEAPIFKVADYGIVGDVFDVLPRLAVKLARFLGKPLPERFQHMVEQSN from the coding sequence ATGGCGAAGGTTCTGGCCCTTGTTGAGACAGATACTGCGGGGATCAAGCGCACTTCGCTGGAAGTGTTGACGGCTGCGGGGGCTGTTGGTGAAGCGCTTGGAAGCAGCGTTGCTGCAGTTCTCATAGCAGGTCCTCCTGAGGCTCTCAGTCAAGCTGGTGTCTACGGAGTCCCCGAGGGGATCGTCCTCCAGCATGAGCTGTTGGGTTCCTACTCTATGACAGGTGTGGCAGCAGCAGTAGCGCAACTAGTGGAAGCGGAAGACGCACAGATCGTGTTGGTCGCTGCAAACGCACGAGGAAAGGAATTAGCCCCACGGTTGGCTGCGAAGCTCCGGGCAGGATATGCCTCCGATTGCGTAGAGCTACGGCCCCAGCAGGGACAGCTCTTGGCTATCCGCCCTGTCTATGCCGGGAAAGTAATGGCAACCGTGCGTTTGAGAACGGCTCGGGGAGTGTACTCGCTGCGTCCCAACGTCTTCACTGCTCGTCCACTAGCAGATGGGGTGGAGACTACCATTCGCTCCTTCCGGCCGGAGTTGCAACCGGAGGACTGTACGACGATCGTAGAGCGCGTCATCCGTACAGAGGGGAAGCTAGATGTCCTAGAGGCAGACATCATCGTCTCTGGTGGCCGTGGGATGAAAGGACCGGAGCACTTCTGGATGATTGAAGAGTTAGCCCAGCTCTTAGGTGGTGCCGTGGGGGCATCCCGGGCAGTCGTAGATGCTGGATGGCGGCCTCATAGCGAACAGGTTGGGCAGACTGGCAAGACCGTGTCCCCAAGCCTTTACATTGCCTGTGGAATCTCGGGTGCTATTCAGCATCTGGCTGGCATGTCCTCCTCGAAAGTGATCGTGGCTGTCAACAAGGATCCGGAGGCTCCGATCTTTAAGGTAGCTGACTACGGGATTGTCGGAGATGTCTTCGACGTGTTGCCGCGCTTGGCTGTGAAACTTGCCCGCTTCCTGGGGAAGCCTCTTCCGGAGCGCTTTCAGCATATGGTGGAGCAGAGCAATTGA
- a CDS encoding DUF151 domain-containing protein, which produces MKKVRVEVVGLASTESNSAYALILKEVDGERRLPIIIGAFEAQAIALELENMRPPRPMTHDLLKSVIEALDSNLVEVCIHDLRDGTFYAYLLLEDGEVEVDARPSDAIALALRCGSPIYVAEDVMEEAALSPSSMEEGSAEEEAEEEEQDFFERLKRSSEEARASSAQPKDQLQRLQQQLQKAIEEEDYERAARIRDEIRRLMQRSSQ; this is translated from the coding sequence ATGAAGAAGGTACGGGTAGAAGTTGTCGGGCTTGCCTCCACGGAGAGCAACAGCGCTTATGCCCTCATCCTGAAGGAAGTAGACGGTGAGCGCCGCTTGCCGATCATCATTGGGGCGTTTGAGGCACAGGCTATCGCACTGGAGCTGGAGAATATGCGCCCTCCACGCCCGATGACTCATGATCTGCTCAAAAGTGTCATAGAGGCCCTGGACAGCAACTTGGTGGAGGTATGTATCCACGACCTGCGTGATGGCACTTTCTACGCGTACCTTCTCCTGGAGGATGGAGAGGTGGAGGTGGATGCTCGCCCCAGCGATGCTATTGCGCTGGCATTGCGTTGTGGGAGTCCTATCTATGTTGCCGAGGATGTCATGGAGGAGGCGGCCCTATCGCCTTCTTCCATGGAAGAGGGTTCAGCGGAAGAAGAAGCCGAGGAAGAAGAGCAGGACTTCTTTGAACGCCTTAAGCGGAGCTCAGAGGAGGCAAGGGCCTCTTCAGCGCAGCCTAAGGATCAGCTCCAGCGCCTGCAGCAGCAGCTTCAGAAGGCAATTGAGGAAGAGGACTACGAACGGGCTGCCCGTATTCGGGACGAGATCCGTCGTCTCATGCAGCGCTCTTCGCAGTAG